A DNA window from Zingiber officinale cultivar Zhangliang chromosome 3A, Zo_v1.1, whole genome shotgun sequence contains the following coding sequences:
- the LOC122051582 gene encoding G-type lectin S-receptor-like serine/threonine-protein kinase At2g19130 — protein MACSSSSIESCFCCCFLFSLLLLFSSATSTDTIAVNDSVTGNQSITSKDGNFVLGFFTPPGSSSLNYYIGIWYNKISVLTPVWVANRATPVTDPTTSELRISDDGNLVLLVNYSKTILWSTNVTTISSSNSTVAVILDNGNLQLMDGSNSSLIFWQSFDHPTDTWLPGGKLVFNKITKRPQHLTSWKNKVDPSPGIFTYGMDPTGCLQYLILWNMSRICWASGLWDGHEFSSVPEATSNYMYHMQVVNDTDEMYVTYTVDETNYLTSRLVLDYDSGEIQELVWMENLKSWMLIWAQPKSKCSVYGVCGPFGSCSDFRSPFCYCVKGFRIKSQRDWDLGDRSQGCERMTALQCSGLNNNSADSEKDGFFEMTNVRLPDNPFKLTMLRSSQDCELVCLNNCSCNAYSFNSSGCFVWQGELLNLQEESNESDAGTLYLRLAASELPSSESSKKRVVIWVIVGVVPCIIVCLFVVCILILKPGRRRMVQKSEAVQSSLVSFTYNELRIATKNFSDKLGGGGFGSVFKGSLPGSIDIAVKKLEGFYQGEKQFRAEVSTLGAIQHVNLIRLMGFCSQGTKKLLVYEFMSSGSLATQLFHNNSNVLDWNTRYQIAIRTARGLAYLHEQCRDNIIHCDIKPENILLDDALMPKVADFGLAKLFGRNFSKVLTTIRGSRGYLAPEWIEGTPITTKVDVYSYGMMLFEIISGKRNLVCATDSCFEFFPTVATSKLINGDVEGLLDHRLEGEADLGELEVACKLAGWCIQDDESSRPTMSQIVQALEGNLDINIPPIPKFLQDLTDSWPDNINSPGNFSSNQNSNSCASSTSHQINNATT, from the coding sequence ATGGCTTGTTCATCATCATCAATTGAGTCATGCTTCTGCTGCtgcttcttgttttctcttcttctactcTTCTCCTCAGCAACATCAACTGACACAATCGCTGTAAATGACTCTGTGACAGGGAACCAAAGCATCACCTCCAAAGATGGCAATTTCGTTCTTGGCTTCTTCACACCACCAGGTAGCTCCTCTCTCAACTATTATATCGGCATCTGGTACAATAAGATCTCCGTGCTCACCCCAGTATGGGTGGCCAACAGAGCCACCCCAGTCACAGACCCGACCACGTCAGAGCTCAGAATCTCTGACGATGGTAACCTCGTCCTCCTCGTCAACTACTCCAAAACCATCCTATGGTCCACCAATGTCACCACCATCTCTTCCTCCAACTCCACAGTTGCCGTCATCCTTGACAATGGTAATCTCCAGCTCATGGATGGATCCAACTCCTCACTCATCTTTTGGCAGAGCTTTGATCACCCCACTGACACTTGGCTTCCTGGTGGCAAGTTGGTGTTCAATAAGATCACCAAAAGACCTCAACACCTCACTTCCTGGAAGAATAAAGTTGACCCTTCTCCTGGGATCTTCACCTATGGGATGGATCCGACTGGATGCTTACAATACTTAATTTTGTGGAATATGTCTCGGATATGTTGGGCTAGTGGACTGTGGGATGGCCACGAATTTAGTTCAGTCCCTGAGGCCACATCAAATTATATGTACCACATGCAAGTAGTCAATGATACAGATGAGATGTATGTCACATACACTGTAGATGAAACCAATTATCTCACGTCTAGACTAGTACTGGATTATGATTCCGGTGAGATCCAAGAACTGGTGTGGATGGAGAATTTGAAGTCATGGATGCTCATCTGGGCTCAACCAAAAAGCAAGTGCTCAGTTTATGGGGTATGTGGACCTTTTGGTAGCTGCAGTGACTTCAGATCACCCTTCTGTTATTGTGTTAAAGGTTTCAGGATCAAGTCTCAGAGAGATTGGGATTTGGGTGATAGAAGTCAGGGTTGTGAGAGGATGACTGCTTTACAATGTAGTGGTTTAAATAACAACTCTGCCGATTCAGAGAAAGATGGCTTCTTTGAGATGACAAATGTTAGGCTACCAGATAACCCCTTCAAATTGACCATGCTTAGGAGCTCACAAGATTGTGAACTAGTTTGCTTGAATAACTGCTCTTGTAATGCTTATTCCTTTAACTCTAGTGGGTGTTTTGTTTGGCAGGGAGAGTTGCTTAATCTCCAAGAAGAATCTAATGAATCTGATGCAGGTACACTTTACCTTCGGCTGGCGGCCTCTGAGTTGCCAAGTTCTGAAAGCAGCAAAAAGAGAGTGgtcatatgggtaatagtagggGTTGTGCCATGTAtcattgtttgtttgtttgttgtttGTATCTTAATTCTGAAGCCAGGACGTAGAAGAATGGTTCAGAAGTCAGAGGCTGTGCAAAGTTCTTTGGTCTCTTTTACATACAATGAGCTGCGGATTGCCACCAAAAATTTCTCAGATAAGCTTGGAGGAGGGGGCTTTGGATCAGTGTTTAAAGGGTCGTTGCCTGGTTCAATTGATATTGCAGTGAAGAAACTCGAAGGTTTTTATCAAGGAGAGAAACAGTTCAGAGCAGAGGTGAGCACACTAGGAGCCATTCAACATGTAAACCTTATTCGACTAATGGGCTTTTGCTCTCAAGGAACCAAGAAATTACTGGTTTATGAGTTCATGTCGAGCGGTTCTTTAGCTACTCAGCTTTTTCATAACAATTCAAATGTTTTGGACTGGAACACAAGATATCAAATTGCTATCAGAACTGCGAGAGGATTAGCTTATCTTCATGAGCAGTGCAGAGACAACATTATACATTGTGATATTAAGCCAGAGAACATACTGTTGGATGATGCGCTCATGCCAAAAGTAGCAGATTTCGGTCTAGCAAAGCTCTTTGGAAGGAACTTTAGCAAAGTTCTGACTACCATTCGAGGGAGTAGAGGATATCTTGCACCTGAATGGATTGAAGGTACACCCATCACCACCAAAGTAGATGTTTATAGCTATGGAATGATGTTGTTCGAGATCATATCCGGCAAGAGAAATTTAGTCTGTGCAACAGACAGTTGTTTTGAGTTCTTTCCAACAGTGGCAACAAGCAAACTCATTAATGGAGATGTCGAAGGATTGCTAGACCACCGGCTCGAGGGTGAAGCTGACTTGGGAGAGCTTGAAGTAGCTTGTAAATTGGCTGGTTGGTGCATTCAAGATGATGAGAGTTCCAGGCCAACGATGAGTCAGATTGTTCAAGCTCTAGAGGGCAATCTAGACATCAACATTCCTCCTATTCCCAAGTTTCTCCAAGACCTAACCGACTCTTGGCCCGACAACATCAATTCCCCTggaaatttctcttcaaatcagAATTCCAACAGTTGTGCCTCTTCAACTAGCCATCAGATAAACAATGCTACAACTTAA